The following proteins come from a genomic window of Malus domestica chromosome 02, GDT2T_hap1:
- the LOC103411582 gene encoding aspartic proteinase 36-like: MAAVLLGKLLIAVVLLMPHAVVLCSFPATLTLERAFPTNHKVEMSQLKARDRVRHGRMLQQSPSGVVSFPVGGTFNPYLVGLYFTSVKLGTPATEYYVQIDTGSDVLWVGCTSCNGCPQSTGLKIQLKDFDPSSSSTASLVSCSDKLCTLGQQTQDSLCDAQNKQCTYDFEYGDGSGTSGYYVSDLLLLDTAGGDQSGTSNSSAKVVFGCSTSATGVLQKTAAAVDGIFGFGQQELSVISQLSSQGLAPKVFSHCFRGDDTGGGILVLGEITEPNIVYSPLVQNQPHYNLNLKNIAVNGQILDIASSVFATSDTQGTIVDSGTTLAYLAENAYDPFVNAITSAVSQSVTPVTSQGEQCYIVTSSISTAFPQVSLNFDGNASMILRPEDYLLQQNSMNGDEVWCIGIAKNQGQQTVLGDLILKDKIIVYDLANQRIGWAQYNCSQSVSVSTNTSTGTASVSPGSIDLSGSARNDPFKLITTSVMVFLVLTSIIHIVPSL, translated from the exons atggcggCAGTTTTGCTGGGCAAGCTTCTGATTGCCGTCGTGCTACTGATGCCGCATGCGGTGGTTCTGTGCAGTTTTCCCGCCACTCTAACTCTGGAGAGAGCTTTTCCAACAAATCACAAAGTGGAAATGAGTCAACTCAAAGCTCGAGATCGAGTCAGGCATGGAAGGATGTTGCAGCAGTCGCCAAGTGGTGTCGTCAGTTTCCCTGTTGGAGGAACCTTCAATCCATACCTTGTCGG GCTTTATTTTACAAGCGTGAAATTGGGTACACCTGCAACAGAGTACTATGTGCAGATTGATACCGGAAGTGATGTTTTGTGGGTTGGCTGCACTTCCTGCAATGGCTGCCCCCAATCGACTGGACTCAAA ATCCAGCTGAAAGATTTTGATCCTAGTAGCTCCTCAACAGCCTCGTTGGTCTCTTGTTCGGATAAACTGTGTACCCTTGGACAGCAGACTCAAGATTCTCTCTGTGATGCACAGAATAAGCAGTGTACTTACGATTTCGAATAcggagatggcagtggcacatCAGGCTACTATGTATCAGACTTGTTGCTTCTTGACACAGCCGGCGGTGATCAGTCTGGTACCTCAAACTCTTCAGCTAAAGTTGTCTTTGG TTGTAGCACCTCAGCAACAGGGGTCTTGCAGAAAACAGCTGCAGCAGTTGATGGGATTTTTGGATTTGGGCAGCAGGAACTTTCCGTCATCTCCCAGCTGTCTTCACAGGGATTAGCACCAAAAGTATTTTCTCACTGCTTTAGAGGAGATGACACCGGTGGAGGGATTTTGGTTCTTGGCGAGATCACGGAACCAAACATAGTTTATAGCCCACTTGTCCAGAATCA GCCTCACTATAACTTAAATCTGAAGAACATTGCTGTTAATGGCCAAATACTGGACATTGCTTCATCAGTGTTTGCAACATCGGACACCCAAGGAACCATAGTTGACTCCGGGACAACTTTGGCATACCTTGCAGAAAATGCCTATGATCCTTTCGTCAACGCT ATAACAAGCGCTGTTTCACAATCCGTGACCCCTGTCACCTCTCAGGGAGAGCAGTGCTACATAGTCACTTCCAG CATCTCGACTGCATTTCCTCAAGTTAGCTTGAACTTTGATGGCAATGCATCCATGATTCTAAGACCCGAGGACTACCTTTTACAGCAGAACTCTATG AATGGTGATGAAGTATGGTGCATCGGCATCGCAAAAAATCAGGGTCAACAAACTGTATTAGGAG ACCTCATCTTAAAAGACAAGATCATTGTGTATGATTTGGCGAATCAACGGATTGGTTGGGCTCAATATAACT GTTCACAGTCAGTCAGCGTTTCTACGAATACAAGTACCGGAACTGCATCTGTTAGTCCAGGGTCGATAGACCTTAGTGGTTCAGCGCGCAACGACCCCTTCAAGCTGATAACAACAAGCGTGATGGTTTTCCTTGTTCTCACGTCAATCATTCACATTGTCCCATCGCTGTAG
- the LOC103411570 gene encoding annexin D3, with amino-acid sequence MRRFFGKKRTSSLPKQNASAGSSASEKGYKLMSGSMGSLKIPETVPPPDQDCQRLKKAFDGFGTDEDAVIWILGHRNASQRREIKDTYQQLYNKSLIDDLQSELSGDFRDVVILWTRDPPERDAKLARVVLTKKKKVVKHLKVLVEIACASSPNHLMAVRQVYSSLFDCSLEEDIASTISLPTRKLLVGLVTSYRYDKQLVDTGIANSEASRLHEAIETKQYDHDHVVWILSTRNFFQLRATFECYKQKYGHSIDQDIKSCGHGELESLLIAVYWCIASPAKYFAEVIKDSIVGLGTDEDSLNRAIVTRAEIDMIKIREEYSKMSKTSLVDDVIGDTSGDYKNFLLTLIGERL; translated from the exons ATGCGGAGGTTCTTTGGTAAAAAGCGTACCTCGTCACTTCCCAAACAAAACGCTTCGGCTGGAAGCTCAGCTTCAGAGAAAGGTTACAAGCTGATGAGCGGATCAATGGGCAGTCTCAAAATACCAGAAACTGTTCCTCCTCCCGACCAAGACTGTCAAAGACTCAAAAAAGCCTTTGATG GATTTGGAACGGACGAGGATGCTGTGATATGGATATTAGGACACAGGAATGCAAGCCAAAGGAGGGAAATCAAAGACACTTACCAACAGCTTTACAATAAATCCCTCATCGATGATCTCCAATCGGAACTTTCGGGAGATTTCAGA GATGTGGTGATTTTGTGGACACGTGATCCTCCCGAAAGGGATGCAAAGTTGGCGAGAGTTGTActgacgaagaagaagaaagttgtAAAACACCTAAAAGTGTTGGTTGAGATAGCTTGCGCATCTTCTCCGAACCACTTGATGGCAGTGAGGCAGGTCTACAGTTCACTGTTTGATTGTTCACTTGAGGAGGACATTGCCTCAACCATTTCCCTCCCAACCAGAAAG CTTCTCGTTGGTTTAGTGACCTCCTACAGGTACGACAAACAGCTGGTGGATACAGGCATTGCCAATTCAGAGGCATCTAGATTACACGAAGCCATTGAAACAAAGCAATATGATCACGATCATGTTGTTTGGATACTCAGCACAAGGAACTTCTTCCAGCTCAGAGCAACATTTGAGTGCTACAAGCAAAAGTATGGACATTCCATTGACCAG GACATTAAGAGTTGTGGCCATGGAGAATTGGAATCTCTCTTGATAGCGGTATATTGGTGCATAGCATCACCTGCGAAATACTTTGCAGAG GTCATCAAAGATTCCATTGTCGGACTTGGGACGGATGAAGATTCTCTGAATAGAGCCATTGTCACCCGGGCTGAGATCGACATGATCAAAATCAGAGAGGAGTATTCAAAAATGTCAAAAACCAGCCTTGTCGATGACGTTATAGGTGACACATCAGGAGACTACAAAAACTTCTTGTTGACCTTGATTGGAGAAAGACTCTAA
- the LOC103418570 gene encoding annexin D4-like — translation MALTPELQTLTKAFSGLGVDEKALVATLGKSHPEERQSFRKATPHFFKVDERSFERWDDHHVKLLKHEFLRFKNAVVLWTMHPWERDARLAKEALKKGPESYGILVEIACTRSSEELLGARKAYHSLFDHSIEEDVAYHIDGPEGKLLVALVSAYRYEGSKVKDDTAKSEAKTLVNAIQHADKRNPNEDDEVIRILSTRSKPHLKEVYKHYKEISGHNIDEDLDHAVRLKETVQCLCTPDKYFSKVLEVSLRTDVHKHSKKGLTRVIVTRADSDMREIKEEFKNHHGVSLVEKIEEMANGNYKDFLLTLLARGG, via the exons ATGGCTCTTACTCCTGAGTTGCAAACTCTCACCAAGGCTTTCTCAG GACTTGGAGTTGATGAGAAGGCACTAGTAGCAACACTGGGAAAATCGCATCCTGAGGAAAGGCAATCCTTCAGGAAAGCAACTCCCCACTTTTTCAAGGTAGATGAACGTTCCTTTGAGCGCTGGGATGATCACCATGTAAAGCTTCTCAAGCATGAGTTCCTGCGTTTTAAG aatgcTGTGGTGCTATGGACAATGCATCCATGGGAAAGAGATGCTCGTTTGGCAAAGGAGGCCTTGAAAAAAGGTCCAGAATCATATGGTATTCTTGTTGAGATTGCATGCACTAGATCGTCCGAGGAGCTATTAGGAGCTAGGaaggcttaccattccctcttTGATCACTCCATTGAGGAAGATGTTGCCTACCACATTGATGGCCCTGAAGGCAAG CTCTTGGTTGCCCTTGTGAGTGCCTATAGGTATGAAGGATCAAAGGTTAAGGATGACACTGCAAAATCTGAGGCCAAAACACTTGTTAATGCCATTCAGCATGCCGATAAGAGGAATCCCAATGAAGATGATGAGGTGATCAGGATACTATCAACAAGGAGCAAGCCCCATCTCAAGGAAGTCTATAAACACTACAAGGAGATTTCTGGCCACAACATTGATGAG GATCTTGATCATGCTGTGAGGTTAAAAGAGACGGTGCAATGCCTATGTACTCCTGATAAATATTTCAGCAAG GTCTTGGAAGTTTCATTGAGAACTGATGTGCATAAGCATAGCAAAAAGGGATTGACCAGAGTAATTGTTACCCGAGCTGACTCGGACATGAGGGAGATCAAGGAGGAATTCAAGAACCACCACGGAGTCTCTTTAGTCGAGAAAATTGAAGAGATGGCTAATGGGAACTATAAGGATTTCCTACTCACCTTGCTTGCACGAGGAGGCTGA